In one Musa acuminata AAA Group cultivar baxijiao chromosome BXJ2-5, Cavendish_Baxijiao_AAA, whole genome shotgun sequence genomic region, the following are encoded:
- the LOC135612737 gene encoding uncharacterized protein LOC135612737 isoform X1, whose amino-acid sequence MKGRSQRLPPAEPPDDWGDGSWTVDCSCGVTFDDGEEMVSCDECGVWVHTRCSRYVRGEASFACHNCKAAARRLRSASAAAVGHFPLPVDTEETEVAQLLVELPTKTDVCPPPPPPPLQPADSAAGPHRRRLWAEIPLEDRVHVQGVPGGEPNLFGGLSSIFTSQLWKCTGYVPKKFNFRYREFPCWEEDEEKKEGEEEAENPANRGADVLFSLSKEIIPYVPVKKFDAAIKEGEGKVSSGSRSSLSCRKKDRSRLRTVGQANVAKKRREEPGETKDWTGKKKARSSAEKIAGDTKRRGSVPFTGMKKFEFQKDKDLQLEETSVPGPKSEDQTEELHSASCFAGQPKGMGHSDKPKHLLADSSMIAREVKVEKVDQLETVKTEKSDNSPKMDVASRGGTSQIAKESSTDEVSSRAMYCMKEPKDESNFEGRLAKVSSSVVMDSGTSKPASADLANGCKELLDKPVLSGSKDAVILSTKMDANEVKIEGADDLSTGNLNFTAPCTAAKLPAIDSQQHGQLLNQLSEGIQDQENKSSFPSHGHWSQDVSRECNEFKDSITSRTGELLKHCNQVENSAEQKGTLEIGHGTKNFNESTNSRLQDLNSLIPDAVNLAVGVIKDSSTSFSPVVTKLSVPCTNMSSSTSTSSAGKASHLTKQARAKVSTNTAAKKEGAPTPAGENMGEILENPAKGQSKVSLFSGSRPSKTSRTSYDSASEHLVSDSKEELPFQSSKASGKEDRTAVLRTHDVAGSLQSQVASVQIKQTSTNLSQRTERSHQSAPYTSSKVLSTSIFMHPSASSNATTTLSDEELALLLHQELNSSPRVPRVPRVRQAAGIQSTPTTGMSVLSKRPSVSGGKDQVSVFRRKNKEDASKYVTRNSQELNDESRKKGRLSSFPDQRHQQSSISSEKKKESQIRPPDLALMKNISLASGEGEKSDPFSSSEVSEHITSIACSSPRDIPRDEGGVIVRTLPGLIDEIMSKDKHIRYEELCNAVRPHWHDLRKPNGERYAYPSYLHAVHDCLRNRSEWAHLIDQGPKTNSSKKRRKAEVDPDVATIESENEKARTRASKEEDNAVDSHREDFPKRKRNARKRRRLELRGTGVMEEGRKRRSRAAVSDYYSAALSHSSNEGNESLFSEDESQVAGPHAGGTETSSSSSDDST is encoded by the exons ATGAAGGGGCGGTCGCAACGGCTGCCCCCGGCGGAGCCCCCGGACGACTGGGGCGACGGGTCGTGGACGGTAGACTGCTCCTGCGGCGTCACCTTCGACGACGGGGAGGAGATGGTGAGCTGCGACGAGTGCGGCGTGTGGGTGCACACCCGCTGCTCCCGCTACGTCCGCGGCGAGGCGTCCTTCGCTTGCCACAACTGCAAGGCCGCCGCCCGGAGGCTCCGCtcagcctccgccgccgccgtcggGCACTTCCCCCTCCCCGTTGACACCGAGGAGACCGAGGTCGCCCAGCTCCTCGTGGAGCTCCCCACCAAGACCGATGTCTGCCCGCCACCTCCCCCTCCGCCGCTGCAGCCGGCCGACTCCGCGGCTGGACCCCATCGGCGCCGTCTCTGGGCGGAGATTCCGCTCGAGGACCGTGTCCACGTGCAGGGGGTCCCCGGCGGCGAGCCGAACCTCTTCGGAGGCCTCTCATCGATCTTCACGTCGCAGCTCTGGAAGTGCACCGGGTACGTGCCCAAGAAGTTCAATTTCCGATACAGGGAGTTCCCTTGttgggaggaggatgaggagaagaaagagggggaggaggaggccgaGAACCCGGCAAACAGAGGGGCTGATGTGCTATTCTCCCTCTCCAAGGAGATCATTCCTTATGTTCCGGTGAAGAAGTTTGATGCGGCCATCAAGGAGGGAGAAGGGAAAGTCTCAAGTGGCAGCCGCTCATCCCTGAGTTGCAGAAAGAAGGATAGGAGCAGGCTTCGGACGGTTGGGcaggcaaatgttgctaagaagaggagggaggagccAGGAGAAACAAAGGACTGGACCGGTAAGAAGAAGGCTAGGAGTTCTGCTGAGAAAATTGCAGGTGATACTAAGAGGAGAG GTTCTGTACCTTTCACTGGTATGAAGAAATTCGAGTTCCAAAAGGACAAGGATCTCCAGCTTGAAGAGACAAGCGTTCCAGGTCCAAAAAGTGAAGATCAGACAGAAGAATTACACTCAGCATCCTGTTTTGCTGGTCAGCCAAAAGGAATGGGTCACAGTGACAAGCCCAAGCACCTGCTAGCTGATAGTAGTATGATAGCGAGAGAGGTGAAGGTTGAGAAAGTTGACCAGCTGGAAACTGTAAAAACCGAGAAAAGTGATAATTCTCCAAAAATGGATGTTGCATCTCGAGGTGGCACAAGTCAAATTGCAAAAGAATCTAGTACAGATGAG GTTAGTAGCAGAGCCATGTACTGCATGAAAGAACCCAAGGATGAGAGCAATTTTGAAGGGCGTCTAGCTAAGGTTTCTTCAAGTGTTGTGATGGACTCAGGAACCTCAAAGCCTGCCAGTGCTGATCTTGCAAATGGTTGTAAAGAATTGCTAGACAAGCCAGTACTTTCAGGCTCAAAAGATGCAGTGATATTAAGCACAAAAATGGATGCAAATGAAGTGAAAATTGAAGGTGCTGATGACCTGTCAACAGGGAATTTAAATTTCACTGCTCCTTGTACAGCTGCAAAGTTGCCTGCTATAGACAGCCAACAACATGGGCAATTATTGAATCAGTTATCTGAGGGTATTCAGGACCAAGAAAACAAATCTAGTTTTCCATCTCATGGACATTGGTCTCAGGATGTTAGCAGAGAGTGTAATGAATTTAAAGATAGTATAACTTCAAGAACTGGTGAGCTTCTGAAACATTGCAATCAAGTGGAGAATTCAGCAGAACAAAAAGGCACACTGGAGATAGGACATGGTACAAAAAATTTTAATGAATCTACAAACTCAAGATTGCAAGATTTGAATAGTTTAATTCCTGATGCAGTTAATTTGGCAGTAGGTGTCATAAAGGATTCTTCAACTTCATTTTCACCAGTTGTCACCAAGCTATCTGTTCCATGTACAAACATGTCTTCCAGTACGTCTACATCCTCAGCTGGTAAGGCAAGCCATTTAACCAAACAAGCACGAGCAAAGGTGAGCACAAATACTGCTGCCAAGAAAGAAGGTGCACCAACTCCAGCTGGAGAAAATATGGGAGAGATTTTAGAAAATCCAGCAAAAGGTCAGTCAAAAGTTTCCCTATTTTCTGGATCTAGGCCATCAAAAACTAGTAGAACATCTTATGATTCTGCCTCTGAGCATCTGGTATCAGATTCAAAAGAAGAATTGCCTTTTCAATCTTCAAAAGCTTCCGGCAAAGAGGACAGAACAGCAGTTTTACGCACTCATGATGTTGCTGGTTCATTGCAGTCCCAAGTAGCTTCTGTTCAAATAAAGCAGACTTCCACAAACCTGTCTCAGAGAACTGAAAGAAGTCATCAGTCAGCTCCATACACTTCCTCAAAAGTTCTAAGCACCTCTATTTTTATGCATCCATCTGCATCAAGCAATGCTACCACAACTTTAAGTGATGAAGAG CTCGCACTATTGCTGCATCAAGAATTAAACAGCTCTCCTAGAGTTCCCAGGGTGCCACGTGTGCGGCAAGCTGCTGGCATACAGTCAACCCCCACCACCGGCATGAGTGTGCTTTCCAAACGCCCTTCTGTTTCTGGGGGAAAGGATCAAGTCTCG GTATTCAGaaggaaaaacaaagaagatGCATCGAAATATGTTACCCGCAATTCTCAAGAGTTAAATGATGAGAGCAGGAAAAAGGGTAGGTTGTCATCTTTTCCAGACCAGAGACATCAGCAATCATCCATCTCATCAGAGAAGAAAAAGGAATCACAGATTAGACCTCCTGACTTGGCGTTAATGAAGAATATTTCTCTTGCCTCTGGTGAAGGTGAAAAAAGTGATCCTTTTTCCTCATCTGAGGTTAGTGAACATATTACTTCTATAGCATGCAGCTCACCTAGGGATATTCCTAGAGATGAAGGTGGTGTTATTGTGCGCACTTTGCCTG GATTGATAGATGAGATTATGAGTAAAGATAAGCACATAAGGTATGAAGAGCTGTGCAATGCTGTTCGCCCG CATTGGCATGATTTAAGAAAACCCAATGGCGAGCGGTATGCTTATCCGAGTTATTTACATGCGGTCCATGATTGTCTGAGGAACAGGAGTGAATGGGCTCATCTAATAGATCAAGGTCCTAAG ACAAATTCAagcaagaagaggaggaaggccgAGGTTGACCCTGACGTGGCAACAattgaatctgaaaatgaaaaagCAAGGACCAGAGCTTCAAAGGAAGAAGACAACGCAGTGGACTCACATAGAGAAGATTTTCCAAAGCGCAAACGCAATGCGCGGAAGCGTAGGCGACTTGAGCTACGAGGAACCGGTGTGATGGAGGAGGGTAGGAAGAGACGGAGCCGAGCTGCCGTTTCAGATTATTACTCTGCCGCATTGTCTCATTCGAGCAATGAGGGCAATGAATCCCTCTTCAGCGAGGACGAAAGCCAAGTGGCCGGACCACATGCTGGTGGGACCGAAACCTCTAGTTCTAGCTCAGACGACTCCACTTGA
- the LOC135612737 gene encoding uncharacterized protein LOC135612737 isoform X5 — protein sequence MKGRSQRLPPAEPPDDWGDGSWTVDCSCGVTFDDGEEMVSCDECGVWVHTRCSRYVRGEASFACHNCKAAARRLRSASAAAVGHFPLPVDTEETEVAQLLVELPTKTDVCPPPPPPPLQPADSAAGPHRRRLWAEIPLEDRVHVQGVPGGEPNLFGGLSSIFTSQLWKCTGYVPKKFNFRYREFPCWEEDEEKKEGEEEAENPANRGADVLFSLSKEIIPYVPVKKFDAAIKEGEGKVSSGSRSSLSCRKKDRSRLRTVGQANVAKKRREEPGETKDWTGKKKARSSAEKIAGDTKRRGSVPFTGMKKFEFQKDKDLQLEETSVPGPKSEDQTEELHSASCFAGQPKGMGHSDKPKHLLADSSMIAREVKVEKVDQLETVKTEKSDNSPKMDVASRGGTSQIAKESSTDEVSSRAMYCMKEPKDESNFEGRLAKVSSSVVMDSGTSKPASADLANGCKELLDKPVLSGSKDAVILSTKMDANEVKIEGADDLSTGNLNFTAPCTAAKLPAIDSQQHGQLLNQLSEGIQDQENKSSFPSHGHWSQDVSRECNEFKDSITSRTGELLKHCNQVENSAEQKGTLEIGHGTKNFNESTNSRLQDLNSLIPDAVNLAVGVIKDSSTSFSPVVTKLSVPCTNMSSSTSTSSAGKASHLTKQARAKVSTNTAAKKEGAPTPAGENMGEILENPAKGQSKVSLFSGSRPSKTSRTSYDSASEHLVSDSKEELPFQSSKASGKEDRTAVLRTHDVAGSLQSQVASVQIKQTSTNLSQRTERSHQSAPYTSSKVLSTSIFMHPSASSNATTTLSDEELALLLHQELNSSPRVPRVPRVRQAAGIQSTPTTGMSVLSKRPSVSGGKDQVSVFRRKNKEDASKYVTRNSQELNDESRKKGRLSSFPDQRHQQSSISSEKKKESQIRPPDLALMKNISLASGEGEKSDPFSSSEVSEHITSIACSSPRDIPRDEGGVIVRTLPGLIDEIMSKDKHIRYEELCNAVRPHWHDLRKPNGERYAYPSYLHAVHDCLRNRSEWAHLIDQGPKIERNGSFVPDKFKQEEEEGRG from the exons ATGAAGGGGCGGTCGCAACGGCTGCCCCCGGCGGAGCCCCCGGACGACTGGGGCGACGGGTCGTGGACGGTAGACTGCTCCTGCGGCGTCACCTTCGACGACGGGGAGGAGATGGTGAGCTGCGACGAGTGCGGCGTGTGGGTGCACACCCGCTGCTCCCGCTACGTCCGCGGCGAGGCGTCCTTCGCTTGCCACAACTGCAAGGCCGCCGCCCGGAGGCTCCGCtcagcctccgccgccgccgtcggGCACTTCCCCCTCCCCGTTGACACCGAGGAGACCGAGGTCGCCCAGCTCCTCGTGGAGCTCCCCACCAAGACCGATGTCTGCCCGCCACCTCCCCCTCCGCCGCTGCAGCCGGCCGACTCCGCGGCTGGACCCCATCGGCGCCGTCTCTGGGCGGAGATTCCGCTCGAGGACCGTGTCCACGTGCAGGGGGTCCCCGGCGGCGAGCCGAACCTCTTCGGAGGCCTCTCATCGATCTTCACGTCGCAGCTCTGGAAGTGCACCGGGTACGTGCCCAAGAAGTTCAATTTCCGATACAGGGAGTTCCCTTGttgggaggaggatgaggagaagaaagagggggaggaggaggccgaGAACCCGGCAAACAGAGGGGCTGATGTGCTATTCTCCCTCTCCAAGGAGATCATTCCTTATGTTCCGGTGAAGAAGTTTGATGCGGCCATCAAGGAGGGAGAAGGGAAAGTCTCAAGTGGCAGCCGCTCATCCCTGAGTTGCAGAAAGAAGGATAGGAGCAGGCTTCGGACGGTTGGGcaggcaaatgttgctaagaagaggagggaggagccAGGAGAAACAAAGGACTGGACCGGTAAGAAGAAGGCTAGGAGTTCTGCTGAGAAAATTGCAGGTGATACTAAGAGGAGAG GTTCTGTACCTTTCACTGGTATGAAGAAATTCGAGTTCCAAAAGGACAAGGATCTCCAGCTTGAAGAGACAAGCGTTCCAGGTCCAAAAAGTGAAGATCAGACAGAAGAATTACACTCAGCATCCTGTTTTGCTGGTCAGCCAAAAGGAATGGGTCACAGTGACAAGCCCAAGCACCTGCTAGCTGATAGTAGTATGATAGCGAGAGAGGTGAAGGTTGAGAAAGTTGACCAGCTGGAAACTGTAAAAACCGAGAAAAGTGATAATTCTCCAAAAATGGATGTTGCATCTCGAGGTGGCACAAGTCAAATTGCAAAAGAATCTAGTACAGATGAG GTTAGTAGCAGAGCCATGTACTGCATGAAAGAACCCAAGGATGAGAGCAATTTTGAAGGGCGTCTAGCTAAGGTTTCTTCAAGTGTTGTGATGGACTCAGGAACCTCAAAGCCTGCCAGTGCTGATCTTGCAAATGGTTGTAAAGAATTGCTAGACAAGCCAGTACTTTCAGGCTCAAAAGATGCAGTGATATTAAGCACAAAAATGGATGCAAATGAAGTGAAAATTGAAGGTGCTGATGACCTGTCAACAGGGAATTTAAATTTCACTGCTCCTTGTACAGCTGCAAAGTTGCCTGCTATAGACAGCCAACAACATGGGCAATTATTGAATCAGTTATCTGAGGGTATTCAGGACCAAGAAAACAAATCTAGTTTTCCATCTCATGGACATTGGTCTCAGGATGTTAGCAGAGAGTGTAATGAATTTAAAGATAGTATAACTTCAAGAACTGGTGAGCTTCTGAAACATTGCAATCAAGTGGAGAATTCAGCAGAACAAAAAGGCACACTGGAGATAGGACATGGTACAAAAAATTTTAATGAATCTACAAACTCAAGATTGCAAGATTTGAATAGTTTAATTCCTGATGCAGTTAATTTGGCAGTAGGTGTCATAAAGGATTCTTCAACTTCATTTTCACCAGTTGTCACCAAGCTATCTGTTCCATGTACAAACATGTCTTCCAGTACGTCTACATCCTCAGCTGGTAAGGCAAGCCATTTAACCAAACAAGCACGAGCAAAGGTGAGCACAAATACTGCTGCCAAGAAAGAAGGTGCACCAACTCCAGCTGGAGAAAATATGGGAGAGATTTTAGAAAATCCAGCAAAAGGTCAGTCAAAAGTTTCCCTATTTTCTGGATCTAGGCCATCAAAAACTAGTAGAACATCTTATGATTCTGCCTCTGAGCATCTGGTATCAGATTCAAAAGAAGAATTGCCTTTTCAATCTTCAAAAGCTTCCGGCAAAGAGGACAGAACAGCAGTTTTACGCACTCATGATGTTGCTGGTTCATTGCAGTCCCAAGTAGCTTCTGTTCAAATAAAGCAGACTTCCACAAACCTGTCTCAGAGAACTGAAAGAAGTCATCAGTCAGCTCCATACACTTCCTCAAAAGTTCTAAGCACCTCTATTTTTATGCATCCATCTGCATCAAGCAATGCTACCACAACTTTAAGTGATGAAGAG CTCGCACTATTGCTGCATCAAGAATTAAACAGCTCTCCTAGAGTTCCCAGGGTGCCACGTGTGCGGCAAGCTGCTGGCATACAGTCAACCCCCACCACCGGCATGAGTGTGCTTTCCAAACGCCCTTCTGTTTCTGGGGGAAAGGATCAAGTCTCG GTATTCAGaaggaaaaacaaagaagatGCATCGAAATATGTTACCCGCAATTCTCAAGAGTTAAATGATGAGAGCAGGAAAAAGGGTAGGTTGTCATCTTTTCCAGACCAGAGACATCAGCAATCATCCATCTCATCAGAGAAGAAAAAGGAATCACAGATTAGACCTCCTGACTTGGCGTTAATGAAGAATATTTCTCTTGCCTCTGGTGAAGGTGAAAAAAGTGATCCTTTTTCCTCATCTGAGGTTAGTGAACATATTACTTCTATAGCATGCAGCTCACCTAGGGATATTCCTAGAGATGAAGGTGGTGTTATTGTGCGCACTTTGCCTG GATTGATAGATGAGATTATGAGTAAAGATAAGCACATAAGGTATGAAGAGCTGTGCAATGCTGTTCGCCCG CATTGGCATGATTTAAGAAAACCCAATGGCGAGCGGTATGCTTATCCGAGTTATTTACATGCGGTCCATGATTGTCTGAGGAACAGGAGTGAATGGGCTCATCTAATAGATCAAGGTCCTAAG ATTGAACGGAATGGATCGTTTGTTCCAGACAAATTCAagcaagaagaggaggaaggccgAGGTTGA